A single Magnetococcales bacterium DNA region contains:
- the aroE gene encoding shikimate dehydrogenase encodes MSASSPDWLLDGQTRLLGVLGDPIAHSLSPAMHNFALARQGINARYLPFHVEPARLEQAVRGLVAVKAIGFNATVPHKEALFRLMDWCDPAARALGAVNTVKITPEGRLEGYNTDVYGFGQSLREHFGVLPADLPVIMLGAGGAARAVLEGLLTAGLHDITVANRTLPRAEEVVDACRRRHPRASVRACSLATVALDRCGLLVNTTTAGLHGDALEEVDCARLPVSARVMDIVYGQETPLLAQAGRLGLSTADGLGMLLHQGAAAYHLWTGREMPVDAVRDHLQRILRQRANHA; translated from the coding sequence ATGAGCGCATCGTCCCCGGATTGGCTTCTCGATGGTCAAACCCGCCTGCTGGGGGTACTGGGCGATCCCATCGCCCACTCCCTCTCTCCGGCCATGCACAACTTCGCTCTGGCGCGGCAGGGCATCAACGCCCGTTACCTGCCGTTTCACGTGGAACCTGCCCGGCTGGAACAGGCGGTGCGGGGTCTGGTGGCCGTGAAGGCCATCGGGTTCAACGCCACCGTGCCCCACAAGGAGGCGTTGTTCCGCCTGATGGATTGGTGTGATCCCGCAGCCCGGGCCCTGGGGGCGGTCAATACGGTGAAAATCACCCCGGAAGGGCGGCTGGAAGGCTACAACACCGACGTTTACGGCTTCGGCCAGTCCTTGCGGGAACATTTCGGGGTCCTGCCGGCCGATCTCCCGGTGATCATGCTGGGTGCGGGCGGCGCGGCCCGCGCCGTGCTGGAAGGACTGCTGACGGCGGGGTTGCACGACATCACCGTGGCCAATCGCACGCTCCCCCGAGCCGAAGAGGTGGTCGATGCCTGTCGGCGCCGCCATCCACGGGCTTCGGTGCGGGCTTGTTCCCTGGCAACCGTGGCATTGGATCGGTGCGGCCTGCTGGTGAACACCACCACCGCCGGTCTGCACGGTGACGCTTTGGAAGAGGTCGATTGCGCCCGCCTGCCCGTTTCGGCACGGGTCATGGACATCGTCTACGGCCAGGAGACCCCCCTGCTGGCCCAGGCCGGACGCCTCGGACTGTCAACCGCCGACGGACTGGGCATGCTGCTGCATCAGGGTGCGGCGGCCTATCACCTCTGGACCGGTCGGGAGATGCCCGTGGACGCGGTTCGGGATCACCTGCAACGGATTCTACGTCAACGAGCCAACCATGCCTGA
- a CDS encoding Nif3-like dinuclear metal center hexameric protein — MLSLHELSGYLHGFLRCAEIADYAPNGVQVGGREEVFRLATGVSACMDLFRAAQDWQADLILVHHGLFWNKEPRVVTGHLRERLKFLLENDLTLMAYHLPLDCHPEVGNNAVLARLLELEPGKPFGRYQGTDLSRLGHWPTGLGIEAAAERLAAVCGGQPLVLPFGPPLIRTVALCSGAAPELIREAREAGADLFISGEATEYLFHYAREEGIHFMAAGHHRTERFGVQALGAHLAERFALEHRFIDIFNPI; from the coding sequence ATGCTTTCACTGCATGAACTGAGCGGATATCTGCATGGATTTCTGCGCTGTGCCGAGATTGCCGATTATGCCCCCAACGGGGTTCAGGTCGGGGGTCGGGAGGAGGTTTTCCGACTGGCGACCGGGGTTTCCGCCTGCATGGACCTGTTCCGGGCGGCCCAGGATTGGCAGGCCGATCTGATCCTGGTGCACCATGGGCTTTTTTGGAACAAGGAGCCACGGGTGGTGACAGGTCATCTTCGGGAACGTCTCAAGTTTTTACTGGAAAACGATCTGACTCTGATGGCCTATCACCTGCCGCTGGACTGTCATCCGGAGGTGGGCAACAATGCGGTGCTGGCCCGACTGCTGGAGCTGGAACCCGGCAAACCTTTCGGACGCTATCAGGGCACGGATCTTTCCCGGCTGGGCCACTGGCCGACGGGACTCGGCATCGAGGCGGCGGCGGAACGGCTTGCCGCCGTATGTGGCGGGCAACCGCTGGTGTTGCCTTTCGGTCCGCCGCTCATCCGTACCGTGGCTTTGTGCAGCGGCGCGGCTCCGGAACTGATCCGGGAGGCCAGGGAGGCCGGCGCCGATCTGTTTATTTCGGGGGAGGCCACGGAATATCTCTTCCACTATGCCCGGGAAGAGGGTATCCACTTCATGGCCGCCGGGCACCACCGCACGGAACGCTTCGGGGTGCAGGCCCTGGGGGCGCATCTGGCGGAACGTTTTGCCCTGGAACACCGTTTCATCGATATCTTCAACCCCATTTGA